In Blastopirellula sediminis, the following proteins share a genomic window:
- the ispH gene encoding 4-hydroxy-3-methylbut-2-enyl diphosphate reductase produces MKVILASPRGFCAGVNMAIESLDLALQAFGAPVYVYHEIVHNKYVVTTFKEKGAIFIDDLSEAPEGSTLLFSAHGVSPEIRQVARDRKLFAIDATCPLVTKVHLEAIRFAKQQYTIFLIGHEGHDEVIGTMGEAPEAIILVESAEDVPNLQIADDSKLAYLTQTTLSVDDANRIIGALKERFPQIIGPPKEDICYATQNRQEAVRLLAKEADLVLVLGSQNSSNSQRLKELARESGTPGYLLDGAADLKPEWFEGVSTVLVTAGASAPEEVVQECLDYLVEHHGAEITPHSIREEQVHFQLPRELREALPKA; encoded by the coding sequence ATGAAAGTGATCCTCGCGAGTCCGCGCGGCTTTTGTGCCGGCGTTAACATGGCGATTGAGAGTCTCGACCTTGCTTTGCAAGCGTTTGGGGCGCCGGTCTACGTCTATCACGAAATCGTGCACAACAAATATGTTGTGACCACCTTCAAGGAGAAGGGGGCGATTTTTATCGATGATTTGAGCGAAGCGCCGGAAGGCTCGACGTTGCTCTTTAGCGCCCACGGCGTTTCGCCCGAAATTCGTCAGGTCGCGCGGGACCGCAAACTCTTCGCAATCGACGCCACTTGCCCGCTGGTGACCAAGGTTCACTTGGAGGCGATCCGCTTCGCAAAACAGCAATACACGATCTTTTTGATCGGGCACGAAGGGCATGACGAGGTGATCGGCACCATGGGAGAAGCCCCCGAGGCGATCATTCTGGTCGAATCGGCCGAAGACGTCCCGAATCTGCAAATCGCCGACGACAGCAAACTCGCTTACCTGACGCAGACGACGTTGTCGGTCGACGACGCCAACCGGATCATCGGGGCGCTGAAAGAACGCTTTCCGCAGATCATCGGACCGCCGAAAGAAGACATCTGCTATGCGACCCAAAACCGCCAGGAAGCGGTTCGTTTGCTCGCGAAAGAGGCCGACCTGGTCTTGGTGCTCGGCAGTCAGAACAGCTCGAACAGCCAACGTCTGAAAGAGTTGGCTCGCGAATCAGGCACGCCGGGCTATCTGCTCGACGGCGCCGCCGATCTGAAACCGGAGTGGTTTGAAGGGGTCAGTACCGTTCTGGTCACCGCCGGCGCCAGCGCACCGGAAGAAGTGGTGCAGGAATGTCTCGACTACCTGGTCGAACATCATGGCGCCGAGATCACCCCCCACAGCATTCGGGAAGAGCAAGTTCACTTCCAACTGCCGCGCGAACTTCGCGAAGCGCTTCCCAAGGCGTAG
- a CDS encoding YybH family protein codes for MKAQTFLTAICLTMLTFGNIRAEETLSAEDEIMASVVSYVAAFNDGDCDRLAAHWAKNAEYLCRTTGAKAVGRDEIRRQFAEVCEQADMPKLSIEVDSIRFVKPDVAIEEGVARISHEGEEPELFSYTAIHVKEENQWKLDSVHETHVANQMSSEPTVSEARQRLAPLEWLVGRWVDNSEGSIVETTTRWAKNETFLIRSFKVYVSDVIDLEGTEVIGWDPTTQQLRGWVFDSDGGFANELWYEEDGRWFIRATGTLPDGRTASSLRVMHRTADDKYESHSMGRSVDGELLPDVGPFHVVRQPEE; via the coding sequence ATGAAAGCGCAAACGTTTCTAACGGCTATTTGCCTGACGATGTTGACTTTTGGCAACATCCGAGCGGAGGAAACCCTCTCCGCAGAAGATGAAATCATGGCTAGCGTCGTCTCTTACGTCGCTGCGTTTAATGACGGTGATTGCGATCGTTTGGCCGCTCATTGGGCCAAAAATGCCGAATATCTGTGCCGGACCACCGGCGCCAAAGCAGTCGGACGAGACGAAATTCGCCGACAATTCGCCGAGGTTTGCGAGCAAGCGGATATGCCCAAGCTGTCGATCGAAGTCGATTCGATCCGGTTCGTCAAACCGGACGTCGCGATCGAAGAAGGCGTCGCTCGCATCTCCCACGAAGGGGAAGAGCCGGAACTCTTTTCTTACACGGCCATACATGTGAAAGAAGAGAATCAATGGAAACTCGATAGCGTCCACGAAACGCATGTCGCCAACCAGATGTCGAGCGAGCCGACCGTTTCTGAGGCTCGCCAGCGACTGGCGCCCTTAGAATGGCTCGTCGGTCGCTGGGTAGATAATTCGGAGGGCTCCATCGTCGAAACGACCACTCGCTGGGCGAAGAATGAAACGTTCTTGATTCGTTCGTTCAAAGTCTACGTGTCCGACGTCATCGACTTGGAAGGGACGGAAGTGATCGGTTGGGATCCGACCACGCAGCAACTCCGCGGGTGGGTATTCGATTCGGACGGCGGGTTCGCCAACGAATTGTGGTACGAAGAAGACGGCCGCTGGTTTATTCGAGCCACCGGTACATTACCAGATGGTCGGACCGCTTCGTCGCTGCGCGTGATGCATCGCACCGCCGACGACAAATATGAATCGCATTCGATGGGTCGATCGGTTGACGGCGAACTATTGCCAGACGTTGGTCCTTTCCATGTGGTCCGGCAGCCCGAAGAATAG
- a CDS encoding winged helix-turn-helix domain-containing protein codes for MATATSTDSATFESISRIGETAGAIWATLQADGPMSLSRLVKQIGLPRDQVMQAIGWLAREDKLAFEDNGRNKLVCLREET; via the coding sequence ATGGCAACTGCGACGTCTACGGACTCCGCCACGTTCGAATCAATTTCGCGCATCGGCGAAACTGCCGGCGCCATTTGGGCCACGCTTCAAGCGGATGGTCCAATGTCTTTGTCTCGCCTGGTGAAGCAGATCGGGCTGCCTCGCGATCAAGTGATGCAGGCGATCGGTTGGCTTGCCCGCGAAGATAAGCTCGCTTTCGAGGATAACGGCCGCAACAAGCTGGTTTGCCTCCGCGAAGAGACGTAG